The following proteins are encoded in a genomic region of Dyadobacter sp. UC 10:
- the ligA gene encoding NAD-dependent DNA ligase LigA, whose translation MNPEQQIQELTDKLNHYNYRYYQDSVSEISDFEFDQLLKELKGLEDAHPEFRQPDSPTQRVGGTITKSFNAVYHRYPMLSLDNTYNEQELRNFDDRVRRGLDGEEFEYICELKFDGISLSFTYENGVLVRGVTRGDGTRGDEITTNIKTIRTLPLRVKADKLPPVFEIRGEGFMPLSSFQKLNEEMDTLGENQYANPRNAASGSFKLQDSAETARRQLDCYIYSFLTDNEFFKSHEESLLALKSWGFNVSPGWKKVTNIDDVIAYIHEWEEKRLTLPLATDGIVIKVNSFEQQRELGFTAKSPRWAISFKYKAENKPAILRMVTYQVGRTGAITPVANLCDLTERAIPYKDVKGVHLSGTRVKRATLHNANELLRLGLEVGDTVFVEKSGEIIPKITGVDVTQRELFPTEPITFPTKCPECGSELQRNEGEVVFFCPNDSHCPPQLKGRIEHFIHRKAMNIESLGEGKIELLFDLGLVNTPADLYDLNEGNLLGIEKNIPNEETGKVKKISFREKTVENILKGIDLSKTVPFKNVLFALGIRFVGATVAEKLASYFKSIEALRSASYDKLTAVPEIGGRIAMSIESYFSVPENQQLVARLQAAGLQMESDEKPVEKESDVLEGKTFVISGVFENFERDDLKDKIEANGGRILSGVSGKLNYLLAGANMGPSKLEKARKLGVTILSEEEFLAMIENK comes from the coding sequence ATGAATCCAGAACAGCAGATCCAGGAGCTTACCGACAAACTGAACCATTACAATTATCGCTATTACCAGGATAGTGTGTCCGAAATCTCGGATTTCGAATTTGATCAGCTTTTGAAGGAATTGAAGGGTCTGGAAGACGCGCATCCCGAATTCCGGCAACCGGATTCGCCCACGCAGCGGGTAGGAGGCACGATCACGAAATCGTTCAATGCGGTATACCACCGCTATCCGATGCTGTCGCTCGATAATACCTATAATGAGCAAGAGCTGCGGAATTTCGATGACCGCGTTCGACGCGGACTCGATGGGGAGGAATTCGAATATATATGTGAGCTTAAGTTCGACGGAATATCCCTCAGTTTTACTTACGAAAATGGCGTTTTGGTAAGAGGGGTAACCCGCGGAGACGGTACGCGCGGCGATGAAATCACGACCAATATCAAAACGATCAGGACTTTGCCTTTGCGGGTGAAGGCTGATAAGTTGCCTCCGGTGTTTGAAATCCGGGGAGAGGGCTTCATGCCGCTCAGCTCATTTCAAAAACTGAATGAGGAAATGGATACACTGGGTGAAAATCAATATGCGAATCCGCGAAACGCAGCTTCGGGTTCTTTTAAATTACAGGATTCAGCTGAAACTGCACGCCGCCAGCTCGATTGTTATATCTATTCATTTTTAACTGATAATGAATTCTTTAAAAGCCACGAAGAAAGTCTGCTTGCATTGAAATCGTGGGGTTTCAATGTATCTCCAGGCTGGAAAAAGGTGACAAATATCGACGATGTGATCGCCTATATTCACGAGTGGGAGGAAAAGCGGCTGACTTTGCCGCTCGCTACTGACGGTATTGTGATCAAGGTCAATTCATTTGAGCAGCAGCGGGAATTAGGATTCACGGCGAAGAGTCCGCGCTGGGCTATTTCATTTAAATATAAGGCTGAAAATAAACCGGCTATCCTGCGGATGGTCACTTACCAGGTGGGCAGAACGGGTGCAATTACGCCCGTCGCAAACCTGTGCGACCTGACCGAGCGCGCGATTCCTTATAAGGATGTAAAAGGTGTGCATTTGTCGGGTACGCGTGTAAAAAGGGCGACGCTGCATAATGCGAATGAGTTGCTCAGGCTGGGTTTGGAAGTTGGGGATACTGTTTTTGTGGAAAAGAGTGGTGAGATCATTCCGAAGATTACAGGCGTAGACGTTACCCAGCGTGAATTGTTTCCAACCGAGCCAATTACTTTCCCTACCAAATGCCCTGAATGCGGCTCCGAATTGCAACGAAACGAGGGAGAAGTCGTATTTTTTTGTCCGAATGACAGCCACTGCCCGCCGCAGCTGAAAGGCCGGATCGAGCATTTTATTCACCGGAAAGCGATGAATATCGAGAGTCTGGGCGAAGGAAAAATTGAATTGCTTTTTGACTTAGGATTAGTAAATACCCCTGCCGATCTGTACGATCTAAACGAAGGTAATTTGTTGGGCATTGAGAAGAATATCCCGAATGAAGAAACCGGCAAAGTAAAAAAGATCAGTTTCCGGGAAAAGACGGTCGAGAACATTCTCAAAGGCATTGATCTTTCTAAAACCGTACCTTTCAAAAATGTGCTTTTTGCATTGGGGATACGGTTTGTCGGCGCGACTGTGGCCGAAAAACTTGCTTCCTATTTCAAATCCATCGAAGCTTTGCGCAGCGCAAGTTACGACAAGCTCACTGCCGTGCCTGAAATTGGCGGGCGTATCGCAATGAGCATTGAATCCTATTTCAGCGTACCCGAAAACCAGCAGCTGGTGGCGCGGTTACAAGCCGCCGGACTCCAAATGGAAAGTGACGAAAAACCTGTTGAAAAAGAAAGTGATGTACTGGAAGGAAAGACGTTTGTAATCTCCGGCGTATTCGAAAATTTTGAGCGGGATGATCTGAAAGACAAGATCGAAGCAAACGGAGGAAGGATATTGAGCGGCGTTTCGGGCAAGCTGAACTACCTGCTGGCAGGCGCGAATATGGGTCCGTCGAAGTTAGAAAAGGCCAGAAAACTTGGGGTGACCATTTTGTCGGAAGAAGAATTTTTGGCAATGATTGAGAATAAGTAA